The region ATGGATGATGACTCATGTGACCTGGCCTAACCAGACATATATCCTAATGTGAACGTATGACAAATCTTCACAAAAGTTAGTTATCCTATATATGTAGAGTGGGGTGTAGAGCTACTACATAAATTTGGCAAACTTGTTTCCACGTGCTTCCACGTGTTGGTAAAGCTCGTGAACCATAATCAAAATCTAATTGACTGAATTTACATATTGCCTTGGTCTTATATGTTGATTAGATGGCTTTATTAGATGTAGATCAAGCTCTTAACTCAAATGAACGCAAGTGAAGTAAGAACTACTCTCTTGAATACTACATACTCCACTAGTAGGAAACTGCTGACACCACAACTATGCATGTTTTAATTAGGCAACCCAAACATAGAAACGCACGCAAAAAAATCAGAAAAGCTTTCCCAATGAAAACCGGCTCCATGCATGGATGCATGCAAGACGGAGTGTCTACACAAGCAGGTACGACGAAGTCAACAACTACGCAGCTTTCCCCTGCGGACGCAACGGGAAGAGCTCCAGGGTAACGTTATCCGTGCAGCCGTCGGCGGCCACCTCCGCCACCGCGTCGCCATGCCCATCGCCCCACGTCCTGCACCGCCGCTTGCACCTCATCGTCTCATCGTCGCAAGCTTCCTTCTCATCATCACCTGCTCCATCCTACACAGAGACCAAATACATCGTAGCTGTAAATATCGTAGGgaaaaaatagcgcgctatagggccgctaatagcacgctatagcatataGAGATTTGGCTCGCTAAATAAATCAATGTACAATGCctcgctaatagcacgctatagtACGCTATAGCACGCTAATAACATTTTTTTTGGGGGCCACGCTATTTTCtgtagcgcgctatttttttcatTACGTAGTAATAACCATACTAACTGCACCGTGTGGTTCTTGTTAATTAGGTACCTTGGTCGTCGCCGTTGCAGGCGGGGAGGAAGAGTCGAGGGTGCTGAGGGTGAGGAGGGCGGCGCGCTTCTGCTTCTGCCGCTCCCGGGCCTTGTGGTTCTGGAACCAGTAGAAGACGTTCTTGCCCTCGATCCGGCCGTGCCTGCCGAGCTCCTCCGTGATGCGCTCGATCTGGGCCGAGTTCGGGGTGCGCATCCCGCCGCGGTACAGCGCCTCCAGCACCTTGATCTGCTCCGCCGACGGGTTCCACCGCGTCGTCCCTCCCACCGGCACTTGCACCTGCGAGTATATTTTCACATGGTCACTTCCCATGGCCTTTCACACGGACATGCATAGCCAGCTACCACTTCAATAGACAGAGCTGAAGTTAAGTGCGTACGGTGTGGTTTCTGACGGTGCAACTGAGCAGCTTGGTGGCGTTCCTGACGCGGCCGAGGACGTCGGGCGGCGCGACCAGCTTCCTCGGCTGGTCCGGGAGCGAGATCTTGGGCGCGAGCGGGCGGAGGCACTGGAAGGCCCCGTAAGGGAACAGGGCCGAGGGAGGAGAGGTGGACGGTGCCGTAGCCGGCGACGGAGAAGACGCCGAGGCCGCTTTCTCCAGGTAGGAGGGCACATGCAGATGGTGAACCCTCATGCTGCAGGTGCAGGTGTATAGTTTAGTGCAAAGTCTGTACGGGGAATGGGACGAAGATTTGGCTCAGGGCTAGAGGGGCTAGGTCGAGATCGGGATCGAGCAACGTCGTCCTGGCGCGGGTGGTTATATATGGGGAGACAGGCGGTAAAGGTGGCGAGGGTTTGAGTGCTGGCTTGTGCGAGATCGAGGTAACAGTGGAAAGCGGGAGCTTTTCATGGGGGGCGCGCGCGACAGGGAATGTGGTGTGGAGATTGGTGATGAAAGGCGTCAGCGTCTGGTAATCATGCGAGACAAGGAATGCAGGCGCTGTAGTAAAGGTGAAAATTCTCGCATGGAGCTCTCTTTTCACCTTTTCCTGTCCAAATTCACGACGTACGATCGATCGATTGACAAGCAAATATATATTggaaattttctctttttttttcttaagTGTAGGTTTGCATGGTTCTAAAGCAACTCTGAGGCAACATCTTCACACACacactgacacacacacacacacacacacacacaatgtttgctacaagcagtggtagttaccaccacttgcgttttgtatgttgtatgtagtatctgtcgaaatcgagagtatgtagtatataaaaatgattaggtagtatatatacaaatttttagatagtatgtaccattttttgagtatgctcttttttacgtacaaatatgtacgtatttcacaaatataacaaaaattatgggctcatatgcaattttttcatgtaacttgttttgaaatatgTTAGATATAGTAtacgaacatatttaaaataataaaatagtatatatagtaccacatcctAATATAtaagacatgtggggtaactaccaccgggtggtaggatggattttccctatatatatatatatatatatatatatatatatatatatatatatatatatatatatatatatatatatatatatgcattggTCGTAGCTCAACTC is a window of Triticum dicoccoides isolate Atlit2015 ecotype Zavitan chromosome 2B, WEW_v2.0, whole genome shotgun sequence DNA encoding:
- the LOC119368604 gene encoding WUSCHEL-related homeobox 4-like, whose amino-acid sequence is MRVHHLHVPSYLEKAASASSPSPATAPSTSPPSALFPYGAFQCLRPLAPKISLPDQPRKLVAPPDVLGRVRNATKLLSCTVRNHTVQVPVGGTTRWNPSAEQIKVLEALYRGGMRTPNSAQIERITEELGRHGRIEGKNVFYWFQNHKARERQKQKRAALLTLSTLDSSSPPATATTKDGAGDDEKEACDDETMRCKRRCRTWGDGHGDAVAEVAADGCTDNVTLELFPLRPQGKAA